One window of Biomphalaria glabrata chromosome 6, xgBioGlab47.1, whole genome shotgun sequence genomic DNA carries:
- the LOC106072155 gene encoding uncharacterized protein LOC106072155 isoform X2: MVRTVFAVCLFALWTATPSAAQEYSDIINAITALDTKVTTLLKSINKTVSTCCQASGSCGDQEWKLAFRGTAGVRQSVLTAYKDSTFGSKPVESGCKQVGQNLPCANHYRNNDILDNWSGVSEVALVIYKNNVKVKQVIFDGSGTNYINWFDKARVKDSSWIDMKTSSANYFSIDGHQDPTLRRTFFMSQAYGTCPNDVGWFVAVDSNGGCPWEQNSGIPMLKYSTSDSKMNWNAPTIGQADYFAVLVRRFNVPS, translated from the exons ATGGTGCGAACTGTTTTCGCTGTATGTCTTTttg CGTTATGGACAGCGACACCTTCTGCTGCCCAAGAGTATAGCGACATTATTAACGCCATCACAGCTCTGGACACAAAAGTGACCACCCTTTTGAAGAGCATCAACAAAACCGTGTCCACCTGTTGTCAG GCCTCTGGTAGCTGTGGGGACCAGGAATGGAAGCTGGCGTTCCGAGGAACAGCTGGTGTCCGTCAGTCTGTCCTTACTGCGTATAAGGATTCTACGTTTGGTTCCAAGCCAGTGGAAAGTGGATGCAAGCAG GTTGGGCAGAATCTACCTTGCGCTAATCACTACAGAAACAACGACATACTTGATAACTGGAGTGGGGTATCCGAAGTGGCGCTCGTCATCTACAAAAACAACGTGAAAGTCAAGCAGGTGATCTTCGATGGTTCGGGCACAAACTACATAAATTGGTTCGACAAGGCCAGGGTCAAGGACTCAAGCTGGATTGACATGAAAACCAGCAGTGCCAACTACTTTAGCATAGACGGTCACCAAGACCCTACCCTGAGGCGAACCTTCTTCATGAGTCAAGCTTACGGTACCTGCCCCAACGACGTCGGCTGGTTTGTTGCTGTCGACAGCAATGGCGGATGCCCATGGGAACAGAACTCTGGCATCCCTATGTTGAAATACTCTACGAGTGATAGCAAGATGAACTGGAACGCCCCCACCATTGGCCAGGCGGACTATTTCGCTGTTTTGGTCAGACGTTTTAACGTGCCATCTTGA
- the LOC106072155 gene encoding uncharacterized protein LOC106072155 isoform X1, producing the protein MCPPVGRYVSICCQVCVHLLSGMCPTVCQVCVHLLSGMCPPVVKYVSTCWEVCVHLLAGMCPPVVRYVSTCCQASGSCGDQEWKLAFRGTAGVRQSVLTAYKDSTFGSKPVESGCKQVGQNLPCANHYRNNDILDNWSGVSEVALVIYKNNVKVKQVIFDGSGTNYINWFDKARVKDSSWIDMKTSSANYFSIDGHQDPTLRRTFFMSQAYGTCPNDVGWFVAVDSNGGCPWEQNSGIPMLKYSTSDSKMNWNAPTIGQADYFAVLVRRFNVPS; encoded by the exons ATGTGTCCACCTGTTGGCAGGTATGTGTCCATCTGTTGTCAGGTATGTGTCCACCTGTTGTCAGGTATGTGTCCAACTGTTTGTCAGGTATGTGTCCACCTGTTGTCAGGTATGTGTCCACCTGTTGTCAAGTATGTGTCCACCTGTTGGGAGGTATGTGTCCATCTGTTGGCAGGTATGTGTCCACCTGTTGTCAGGTATGTGTCCACCTGTTGTCAG GCCTCTGGTAGCTGTGGGGACCAGGAATGGAAGCTGGCGTTCCGAGGAACAGCTGGTGTCCGTCAGTCTGTCCTTACTGCGTATAAGGATTCTACGTTTGGTTCCAAGCCAGTGGAAAGTGGATGCAAGCAG GTTGGGCAGAATCTACCTTGCGCTAATCACTACAGAAACAACGACATACTTGATAACTGGAGTGGGGTATCCGAAGTGGCGCTCGTCATCTACAAAAACAACGTGAAAGTCAAGCAGGTGATCTTCGATGGTTCGGGCACAAACTACATAAATTGGTTCGACAAGGCCAGGGTCAAGGACTCAAGCTGGATTGACATGAAAACCAGCAGTGCCAACTACTTTAGCATAGACGGTCACCAAGACCCTACCCTGAGGCGAACCTTCTTCATGAGTCAAGCTTACGGTACCTGCCCCAACGACGTCGGCTGGTTTGTTGCTGTCGACAGCAATGGCGGATGCCCATGGGAACAGAACTCTGGCATCCCTATGTTGAAATACTCTACGAGTGATAGCAAGATGAACTGGAACGCCCCCACCATTGGCCAGGCGGACTATTTCGCTGTTTTGGTCAGACGTTTTAACGTGCCATCTTGA